CGTACATGCCGGATGAACTGGGAGCGAAGCACGAAATTCCGCTTGACCTCTGGGTTCACCATGAGATCCACATACCGCTGGCGGTAGCGCAGCTCTGTGTTGGTCAGGCCGTGGAACTTCTCCGGCAAAGGCAGGAGCGACTTGGAGAGCAGGGTAATCGTCCTGGCCCGGACGCTCATCTCTCCCCGCTGGGTGCGGAATACCTCGCCGTCCACACCTACAATGTCACCGATATCATATTTTTTGAACTCCTGATAGGCGGCCTCATCCATCTCGTCCTGACGGGCATAAAGCTGGATGCGGCCGTCCCGGTCCTGGAGATCGCAGAAACTGACTTTGCCCATGCCCCGCTTGCTCATGAGCCGGCCAGCTACCTTCACACTCCGCCCCTCCATGGCATCAAAGTTCTCCTTAATCTGCCCGGAAGTGGTGTCCCAGTCAAAGCGGGTGGTCTGGAAAGGGTCTTTCCCCTGGTTTTGGAGCACAGCCAGCTTTTCCCGCCGGATCTTCGTCTGTTGACCCAGATCCTGCTCGGCCTGGGGGTTGTTCTTTTGTTCAGCCATCTTGGTACCTCTCAGCGCTCAATCTTCTTTAGCGTGTAGACCACGGCACCCCGGGGGGCCTCCACGGTCACGGAGTCGCCCACCTTCGCGCCCAAAAACGCCTTGCCGAAGGGGGAATCCTCGGAGATCACGCCGTGCATGGGGTCTGCCTCCTGAGAACCTACGATCCAGTAGGGGGGCAGCTCCTTGCCGCTGGCATCCTCCACCGTCACCTTGCAGCCAATGGCCACCACATCCGTGCCCATGCTGCTCTCATCCACGATGACCAGGTGTTGCACGATCTCCTCCAGCTCAGCAATGCGGGAGTACAGCTTGCCCTGCTCGTTCTTCGCCTCGTCATATTCACTGTTTTCGCTCAGATCGCCAAAGCCGCGGGCCACCTTGATCTGCTCCGCCACCTCGTCACTGCGGGTTGTTTTCAGATAGTTCAGCTCTTCCTGTAATTCCTGAGCCCGTGCCGCACTCATTTTGTATTCTTTTTCCATGTTGTTAATCCTTTCCACGGCATTTTGCAGGAAGAAAATGACGTTTTTCCCTACGGATGCCTATTTTATTATATGATGACAGTGTAGTATTATAGTGTCTGAATTTCAGAATGTCAAGGGTCGTTCCCGGAAGACCGCCACCTCTCCCTGCATCCGTCTCTTCCCCGTCTGTATGATCCCATCATCATTTTGATCTCATTCCAGCGGAAGCTTCCCTATGAAAATGTCAAAAACCCTCTGGATGCCATCAGGATATATGGTACGCCCCTCCTGCCGCAGCTGCATAGCAGATTTCTTCTAGGTCTTTGCCTACTCTTGCATAGAAAATGATATTCCAGAGAGTCCAACACGCAACTCTCACAGAAAAACAAACGGAACCTGCTGCTGACCGAGACTGTCGAACCTCCGTCAAGAACGATATCACCGTCATGTGCCTCCCTCACCACAGGGACGAGACAATATGTTGGTATGAAAAAAGCGGGCCAAAGGCCCGCCTTACGATCCGACAGAGATCTGTCGAATACTTCCCGCCTCCCGCAGGACTGATAAGAGCTGTCCCCGATTGACGCCGTCGGGCAGCTTTTCCTCCAGAGCCGGCGGCAGTCCCAGAGGCGGCAGCGGCTCTTTTTCATCGTACAGCAAGATCCGTCCGGAGCCGCGGCAGTCTGTCCGCGGGTCAAAGAGCACCGCGGCCTCTGCGCCCTCCAGCTGTTCCTGCGATGGCCCCAGCAGCAGGGAGACTCCATACTCCCGCCGCAGCTGCCGGCAAAGATCCTCCCCGCCGTAGGGCAGGTCCAGCAACACATACCGGTGCCGTAGCACTAGCTCCGTCACCGTCCGCACCACCTCCCCCGTCAGTGATGCGGCACACACCGCCACCCTGGCCCCCGCTGTTGGAATCCCCCGTTCCAGCAGGGACCAGCGGACCCAGTCCGCCGCAATTGCCCGCCGCAGTGGGAGCGTGGACACCGGCCTCAGGCCACCCTTTGTCAGTTGATCCAGGTAGGGAAAATCCTCCGGCAGCACCACCTGCGTGATATTCTGTCTGCGCAGGCGCTTCACGGCGGACGCCACCCTCCGCCGCAAGGCAACCTCGGGCGTCTTGGGGCCCCTGGTGATTTCCGCGCAGAAAAACCGCGTGTGCAGAATGCTCCGCTCCCGAACCTGAACCGCTTTTTCCCGTTTTCCCGGGGGCTTCCAAAGCAACATACCAATCATGAGCAAAACCTCCCGTCCCATGATATGGGACGGGAGGCTCGATTATGATTCTTTAAGCTGATGCAGAGAGGGTATACCCGGTGAGGTAACCCATACGGGGCTCCGCACCATGGCCGCTCAGAGGATTCACCCGGACGCCGTTCTCCGTGACCTCAAAATGGAGATGAGGACCTGTGGAGTTGCCGGTGGAGCCGGTGATGCCAATCACATCCCCCTGATTTACATACGCCCCCACAGATGTTTTGATGCTGCTCATGTGGGCGTAAAGCGTGGTGTTGCCACTGCCGTGGGAGATAACCACATAGTTGCCGTAGGACTTGGAGTAGGTCGCCACAATCACCGTGCCGGCCTTGGAGGCGTATACCGAGGAGGTGTAGCCCACCCGGCCGATGTCGGTGCCCTTATGGTTGGTGGAGCCGATACCGCCCGGAGAAGTTCGTCCGCCCACCGTGGAGGTGATATAACGGCTGCTTACCGGCCAGATATATCCGCCGGGGTTACTCTCCACTGGCTGACCGTTGGCCGCCTGCTGCGCCGCCAGCTCCCGGCTCAGGCGTTGAATCTCAGCCTGAATGGCCTCCTCTTCCGCCTCCATTTCGCTGAGGACAGCCTCTGTCTCGTTCTCCGTGGCTGTAAGCTCCTGGATCACTTTGTTAGCGGCGGTACGCTGCGCATCCAGCTCTTTTTTCTTGCTCACAAGGTCCGCCTTGGCAGCTTCCTCCTCCGCCTTGTTGTCCTCCAAAGAGGCTTTTGTCTCCTCAATTTGCTCCTGCAGGGCTTTCAAATCGTCGATCACCCGCTGGTCAGAGGCCATGATCTCATTGATGAAATCCACCCTGGAGAGCAGGTCCGTAAAGCTCTCCGCGTTGAAGAGAACAGACCAATAGGACACGGTGCCCCGCTTCTCCATTGCCCGCACCCGCTGACAAAACAGCTCGTACTGGGCGGCCTCCTGCTCCTCCGCCTCCGCCAGCTCCTGCTCTTTTTCGCTGATCAGCGAGGCATATTTGGAAATCTGCGCCTCCACATTGCTGATCTGTGCAGAGGTATTGGCAATCTGCTGATCCAGCAGGTTCTTGCGCTCCATGGCGCTGCTCTTATCATCAGCCAGTGCATCCAGCTTCTTCTCGAGTTCCTTACGCTGTGCGCTCAGATCGCCGGCGTCGTCCTTGAGGGCATCAATGTCCGCCTGGGTCACTGCCAAAACCGGCGACAGATTCACACTCAGGCTGCAAACCGCCAGCAGCAGAGCCACCAGCACGCGGCCCGTTCGTCTCCATCTCTTTTTCATAGTACCTCCCAATCCGCTTTGACAAGGCGGCTCATACCTGTAAAAACTTACGAATTGCCGAGAGGCTGCCGCCCACGCCAATGAGAATCCCGGCACCAGCAAAGGTCCCAGCCACCACTGGCCACAGCTCCCGGAAAGGGATAATCCGGATTAGCTGCAACGTGTCATTGGTGTCCACACCCTGGGCTACCGCCTCGTACAGCCCCCACTGCAGCAAAAAGGCAATCACCGCGCTGAGAAGCCCCAGCATAAAGCCCTCGTAGACAAACGGCCAGCGGATAAAGCCATTCGTTGCGCCTACCATACGCATGATGGCGATCTCATCCCGTCGGTCAAAGGTCGTGAGCTTGATGGTGTTGGAGATGATGAATACTGACACCACAAATAAAATGGCAATCAGCGCCACACATACCACCGTGGCCACATTCCGCACGGTGATAAAGCCGCCTGCGATTTCCTCGTGAGCGTTGACATCGGAGATGCCCTCCACCGCCTTCACCAGCTCCACCGTCTGGTTCTGCTTGGTCAGATCCTTCACCTTGATGGCATAACGGTCCTCAAAAATCTCTGGGTCTAAGTCCTGCAGCACCGCCTCATCCTCATACTGCTCCTCGAAACTGGCGGTAGCTTCTTCCTTGCTGATAAATGTAACAGAGGCAACATTGTCCAGCGCCTCCAATTCGCTTTGCAGCGCCCTGGCCTGCGCTCTGGTATAGCTGTCGTCCACGTAGGCCAAAATTTCATTTTCCTGCTCCAGGTCTGCCAGCAGCTCATTGGCATTCACAGCCACCAGAGTAAATGTTCCCATAATCAGCAGGCACGCCACCGTAATGCCAATCGCCGCAAAGGACATGAAGCCATGGCTGAACATGTTGGAAAGGCCCTCATGGAAGAAGTATTTGAAATCGTGCTTACCCATGAATCCGTCCTCCCACATAGCCGCCAATACTGTCGTTGACCACCCGGCCAGCCTCAATCGTAACCACCCGCTTGCCAAACCGGTCCACCAGGTCCTTCTCATGGGTCACTACCACCACTGTGGTACCCAGCTGATTAATTTTCACCAACAGGCTCATCAATTCCAAGGACCGCTCTGGGTCCAGGTTTCCAGTGGGCTCGTCAGCGATGATGGTGTTGGGGTTGTTCACCAGTGCCCGGGCAATAGCAACCCGCTGCTGTTCGCCGCCGGAGAGTTCGGTCGGGTGGCTTTTGCTCTTTTGCTCCAGCCCCACCAAATTCAGCACGTAGGGAATCCGTTTTTTTATCTCCTTGGGGCTGGCACCCACCGCCCGCATAACAAATTCCAAATTTTCATACACAGTCTTTTTCTCAATCAGGCGGAAATCCTGAAAAATAACCCCCAGCGTCCGCCGCATCAGTGGAATCTGCCGGCCGGAAATGTTGCTCACAGAGAAACCGTTGATCATAATCCGTCCGGCACTGGGTTCCACCTCACTGGTGAGCAGCTTAATAATTGTCGACTTTCCGGAACCGGAGGGGCCGACCAGAAAGACGAACTCCCCATCCTCAATGGTCAGACTGATCCCCTGGATCGCCCGTGTCCCATTATCATACTCCATCTCCACATCTTTCAACCGAATCATGCCCACACCTCGCATGCTGTCCCGGCTGGGGATTTTCCATCCTCCCGGCCAGTCGACATAATGTAATGACATTTTACATTATATCTGGTTTTTTGCCACAATGCAACTATAGATTCTCTTTTTCCAGAGATCGTGGATCATGGGGGTTCATCTCTCCCTTGATCGCCCGAGACACTGGATTCCAGTGTCGAAAAAGCAGTGTTTCAACCGCCCTATCCAAGTCTCGTCGCCTATCTTCAATCTGTGACGGGATAATTTCACTGTCGCTTTGCCACCAAACGCCGCCGGCCAGCTGGAAATATCCGTATCAATCTGATATACTGAATGAAAATACGGGACATGCGGAGGTTGACTATGGATTTGAAAGAAGCGATGGAGCAGCGGCACACGGTTCGGTCTTATATCGATCGTCCGCTTCCGTCAGAGGTCATACGGCTCTTGGCAGAGCGCATCCAGAAAAATAACGAAGCCTACCGTCTGCACATGCAGTTGATAACAGAGAATATCGAAGCCTTTGGCCCTCTGCTCAGGCTGATTCTGGCTAAAGGAGTTCGCAATTATATCATTTTGTCCGCCCCCGCTGGTCCCACGGTGGAGGAGCGTCTGGGGTACTGCGGTGCAGACGTGATGTTGTATGCGCAGACACTGGGCTTGAACTCCTGGTGGGTTGGCGGCACCTTTAACAAGAAGGGCGTTCAAAAAAACGCCGATTCTGCCGGAACGGAAAAAATCATTGGTCTAATTGCCATCGGCTATGGAGCTACTCAAGGCGTCCCCCACAAGTCCAAACGTCCGGAGGACATCAGCCATTACCATGGAAAAGCCCCGGACTGGTTTATAGAGGGTGTGCGTGCCGTGCTCCTGGCGCCAACCGCACTGAATCGGCAGGCCTTTCAGATTGAGGGTGACGGCGAAAGAGTCTCCATGTCTTACGGCAGAGGTGCGTTTGCCGACGTGGACCTTGGAATTGGAAAGTATCATTTTGAGATCGGTGCCGAAAGGGAGCATTTCATCTGGGCCGAACATTCCTGAGCCAAAATATGCCGGGCTGCGCGAAACGCACACTCTCACAGCGGCTCTGGTCTCATGGCGCAATATGCATGCAAAAAGGCGGCGGACTTTTGTCCGCCGCCTTTTTCAGGATTCAATTCCTCTGGAAGTCAAATACTTCTTGACCATCAGCGCCACCTTAAAGGTGATCGCGTCGTCGAACTCCCGCAGGTCTAGACCTGTCAGCTTCTTAATCTTTTCCAGCCGGTACACCAGCGTATTCCGATGTACAAAGAGCTTTCTTGCGGTCTCGGATACATTCAGGTTATTTTCAAAGAATTTATGAATGGTAAACAGGGTCTCCCGGTCCAGCGCGTCAATGGGATTCTTCTTGAAAACCTCCTGAAGGAACATCTCGCACAACGTCGTCGGAAGCTGATAGATCAGTCGGCCAATGCCCAGGTTCTCATAGTTGATGACGTACTTCTCCGTGTCAAACACCTTGCCCACCTCGATGGCAATCTGGGCCTCCTTATAGCTCTTGGCCAGATCCCGCAGATGGATGGCAATGG
This genomic window from Pusillibacter faecalis contains:
- the greA gene encoding transcription elongation factor GreA; its protein translation is MEKEYKMSAARAQELQEELNYLKTTRSDEVAEQIKVARGFGDLSENSEYDEAKNEQGKLYSRIAELEEIVQHLVIVDESSMGTDVVAIGCKVTVEDASGKELPPYWIVGSQEADPMHGVISEDSPFGKAFLGAKVGDSVTVEAPRGAVVYTLKKIER
- the ftsE gene encoding cell division ATP-binding protein FtsE, with product MIRLKDVEMEYDNGTRAIQGISLTIEDGEFVFLVGPSGSGKSTIIKLLTSEVEPSAGRIMINGFSVSNISGRQIPLMRRTLGVIFQDFRLIEKKTVYENLEFVMRAVGASPKEIKKRIPYVLNLVGLEQKSKSHPTELSGGEQQRVAIARALVNNPNTIIADEPTGNLDPERSLELMSLLVKINQLGTTVVVVTHEKDLVDRFGKRVVTIEAGRVVNDSIGGYVGGRIHG
- a CDS encoding nitroreductase family protein; protein product: MDLKEAMEQRHTVRSYIDRPLPSEVIRLLAERIQKNNEAYRLHMQLITENIEAFGPLLRLILAKGVRNYIILSAPAGPTVEERLGYCGADVMLYAQTLGLNSWWVGGTFNKKGVQKNADSAGTEKIIGLIAIGYGATQGVPHKSKRPEDISHYHGKAPDWFIEGVRAVLLAPTALNRQAFQIEGDGERVSMSYGRGAFADVDLGIGKYHFEIGAEREHFIWAEHS
- a CDS encoding murein hydrolase activator EnvC family protein, with the translated sequence MKKRWRRTGRVLVALLLAVCSLSVNLSPVLAVTQADIDALKDDAGDLSAQRKELEKKLDALADDKSSAMERKNLLDQQIANTSAQISNVEAQISKYASLISEKEQELAEAEEQEAAQYELFCQRVRAMEKRGTVSYWSVLFNAESFTDLLSRVDFINEIMASDQRVIDDLKALQEQIEETKASLEDNKAEEEAAKADLVSKKKELDAQRTAANKVIQELTATENETEAVLSEMEAEEEAIQAEIQRLSRELAAQQAANGQPVESNPGGYIWPVSSRYITSTVGGRTSPGGIGSTNHKGTDIGRVGYTSSVYASKAGTVIVATYSKSYGNYVVISHGSGNTTLYAHMSSIKTSVGAYVNQGDVIGITGSTGNSTGPHLHFEVTENGVRVNPLSGHGAEPRMGYLTGYTLSASA
- the ftsX gene encoding permease-like cell division protein FtsX, translated to MGKHDFKYFFHEGLSNMFSHGFMSFAAIGITVACLLIMGTFTLVAVNANELLADLEQENEILAYVDDSYTRAQARALQSELEALDNVASVTFISKEEATASFEEQYEDEAVLQDLDPEIFEDRYAIKVKDLTKQNQTVELVKAVEGISDVNAHEEIAGGFITVRNVATVVCVALIAILFVVSVFIISNTIKLTTFDRRDEIAIMRMVGATNGFIRWPFVYEGFMLGLLSAVIAFLLQWGLYEAVAQGVDTNDTLQLIRIIPFRELWPVVAGTFAGAGILIGVGGSLSAIRKFLQV